A segment of the uncultured Desulfobulbus sp. genome:
CCCCGAAAAATTACAAGCAGTGGATGGATCATGGAGGTGGAGTGATTCGGGACTTCTCCAGCTTGGTTTATAAGGAAATGAAACGTAAGTACAACCTTCAATAAGGATTACGACAACTAAAAAGGGGCCGAGTCAGACTCTGGCCCTTTTTAGTTAATGCCACCAAAGGGCCGCATCTCGGTATCACAGACACCCCCGACTCGAACAATTCGTTTTCTCTCTGTATTATTGCACTGTTCGCCCGAATCGCTGACCCGACAACGAATCTCAAGTGGTTGCCCCGCATTGACCCAACTGGGGGTTTTACGATAGCGGCTGGTTGCCTTCTTTTCACACCCACGGGGAATCCCATAGGGACGACAGCGAGAGGCGACTCCTGCAAGGCTGACCCGACGCCCATCAACCAAAAATCCGGGATAATCGTTGACTAAGCTCAGTTGATCCCCCTTGGCGGTATCACGAACTTCAAGTATTGAAAAAAAATAGTCATCTCCCTGTTTCTTTCCGACCTGAATGCGAGTATTGGCTATTAACGCAAAGAGCTTACCCCGCTGAGCCACAGCCCCCGACATATATTCAATGCGCTTCATCTGAGGAAAGCATTTTCCCATAGCGGGAGCATGATAATAGTGGCGCAGACTTTTGAGATCAGCAAGCGTATCTCCAGGAAAGAGTGTTTGCAGATCACGATCATTTCCATAAAGAATCTGTTCCACATCAGGGAGACTCTGACGATACATTGCTTCAATTTTCTGGTATTCTTTTCCCTTTACGCCATTATCTGATACCAGATCGTCACGCAAAAAACAGGAAGTCAGCCCTGAAATCTGGGTCAGGTACTCATCCCAAATATTGTATTGAGAGACCTTAGAACAGACCCCTTGAAAATCTCCAGGCGTGCTACAGCCCAATCTTGCAGCACAGCCTTCAAGTCCACGGTTACGAATAGACAGGGCTATAATATTTCGCTCACAGGCACCATAACCACTGCAGCCTCGCCCTATATGCCCTTCAAAAAGGGCAGTGCGCATGACATAATCCAACTGTTGCGCGCGCATGAGCTGCCCTTTTGACCAGCGCCCCGCAGAATCCCGAGAGAATTGATTCCAGGCCTGGTTCAGACGTTCCCGTCGCCCCACAAGCTTAGCGTTCACGGTGGCACAGACTGGAGAATTGTGAAAACTGCGCACAATCTGATCAAGTTCTCCCTGGACGACCCGCGGGCGCACCAAGTGCTCTGCGATGGGGGGCGGATCAAATCGCGGCGGCTTGCTCATGGTGTAAAGATTACGAACATCCAGTACATACTTTCCGCCCCCTTGCGCGCATTGGTGCGATTGCACCCGCAGAGTTTTGCGAGCATTGACCATATGCTCAAAACGAATGGTGTCCGTTGGTCCTGCCTGACGTGTATCGACCACCAGCTCAAAGCCCACATAAGGCACCCCGTCTCCACTTGTGAGTGAAGTACCATTTTGGACCACCACACAAGGGATGACAGATGTTCCCTGGGTCAGGTAGCCCGCAGGGTGCCCCAGCCCATTCTTGCCAATACTTGACGCTAAATAATACGGTATCTTTTGGGGACCGTTGAATCGGTACAAGGTCATCACAGGGGTTGCTGGTATGCTCGCCCAGGACGGGGACGCTGCAACAAAAAACAGAAGGATGAAAAAACGTCGTACTAGCGATTTTGCGCAAAAGAACAATGGCTGAGTAAAGGCTGACATCAGGGGCATATCTCCGAAAGAAGGCCGAGTGGCAAGGGACCAAATCAGGAACGATTCGGTTTTAGATGGCCATACTCTAGCACATTCATCTATTCCGGCAAGCAGAGAGAAAACCTCAGATTCAGGAGATCGTTATACTTATCAACTCTCATAGACTGACTGCAGTCCACAGCCCTTGTTGGGGGAAATGGGAAATAGTCTTTAGGGGCTCATCCCGGTACTGGAGGTGAAATATGAAAAAAGAACTCGTGCTTATTGGTGGCGGTCATGCGCATATGCTTACCCTCATGCAACTGGACACGTTCATCAACAAAGGGTTTGGGGTGACGGTGATTCAACCCTCCGAGTACCACTATTACAGTGGCATGGGGCCGGGTATGCTTGGAGGAACCTACCAACCCGATGAGCTCCGCTTTGCCACCAAAAAACAGGTCGAGAGCAAAGGCGGACGTTTTGTCCTGGGCAAGGCCAAGCGCATTGACGCAAAAAATCAACTCGTTTACCTGGAAAATGCATCAGTACCTCTGGGCTATGATGTCCTCTCCTGTAATACGGGCTCATTTGTTCCACTGACTATTCTTTCAGGAACTGGGGAAAACGTCTTCACTGCCAAGCCCATCGAAGATCTGCTGATTGCTAAACAACGTATCCTTCAGGAAGCTGCCAAGACCAGCATAACCATTGCCATTGTTGGCAGCGGTCCTTCTTCTATTGAAATTGCGGGCAATATTCACCAACTCTGCCTCAGGGCACCAGTATTCATGCCCCGTATCCAGATTTTTGCAGGACAGCAATTGCTTAAAGGTAGGCCGAAACGGGTGCAAACTCTTGCTCGGAAAATCCTGAGCCGTAAAGGGATAGAAATTGTCGAAGAGGGCTATGTCAAACAGATCGATTCGGGCAACATCATCCTCCATCAGGGGCTGCGGTATCAGGCTGATATAGTCTTCCCCTCTCTGGGAGTAAAGCCCTCACCTCTTTTTGCCCACTCCGATCTACCGATAGGGCCTTCTGGTGGCTTACGGGTCAATCGTTTTCTTCAATCTGTGGCCCATAGCAATATATTCGGCGGAGGAGACTG
Coding sequences within it:
- a CDS encoding FAD-dependent oxidoreductase encodes the protein MKKELVLIGGGHAHMLTLMQLDTFINKGFGVTVIQPSEYHYYSGMGPGMLGGTYQPDELRFATKKQVESKGGRFVLGKAKRIDAKNQLVYLENASVPLGYDVLSCNTGSFVPLTILSGTGENVFTAKPIEDLLIAKQRILQEAAKTSITIAIVGSGPSSIEIAGNIHQLCLRAPVFMPRIQIFAGQQLLKGRPKRVQTLARKILSRKGIEIVEEGYVKQIDSGNIILHQGLRYQADIVFPSLGVKPSPLFAHSDLPIGPSGGLRVNRFLQSVAHSNIFGGGDCVYFEEEPLDKVGVYAVRQNPVLFHNLLAALENRQFESFLSGGSYMLIYNLGKGEGIFSKWGLSFSGKFAFYLKDKIDRKFIQRFSHA